A genomic region of Podarcis raffonei isolate rPodRaf1 chromosome 13, rPodRaf1.pri, whole genome shotgun sequence contains the following coding sequences:
- the LRRC3C gene encoding leucine-rich repeat-containing protein 3C, whose protein sequence is MPFLDWLLYHSVAMWLLLQSFVLIAFCFHSATTFPKGCYPSTEDGFKTFRCSKAQLTVIPRDIPNDTNKLYLDYNHISFLPNDAFQNLPLLVELDLSHNTISRVEVGAFRGLSESLHALDLSSNKLVSVNKDVFSALKAKANLSSNPWLCDCTLQQLIERVELVAGTSDGIICDASARKEHIGKPFLQLVGDIDFCNIYKKTTDIAMLVTMFGWFAMVISYLIYYVRQNQEDARRHLEYLKSLPSKQKKSEESSTISTVV, encoded by the coding sequence ATGCCTTTTTTGGACTGGCTCCTCTACCACTCGGTTGCCATGTGGCTGCTCCTCCAGAGTTTTGTCCTGATAGCCTTTTGCTTCCACTCCGCCACCACCTTCCCCAAGGGCTGCTACCCTTCTACCGAGGACGGCTTCAAAACCTTCCGCTGCAGCAAGGCCCAGCTCACCGTTATCCCCAGGGATATCCCCAACGACACCAACAAATTGTACCTGGATTACAACCACATTTCTTTCCTGCCTAACGACGCCTTTCAGAACCTGCCCCTTCTGGTGGAACTCGACTTGTCGCACAACACCATCAGCCGCGTGGAGGTCGGGGCCTTCCGGGGATTGTCAGAAAGCCTTCACGCTCTGGACCTCTCCTCAAACAAGCTGGTGTCTGTCAACAAGGATGTCTTCAGTGCGCTGAAAGCCAAAGCCAACCTCTCCAGCAACCCTTGGCTTTGCGACTGCACCCTGCAGCAGCTCATCGAGAGGGTGGAGTTGGTGGCCGGCACCTCCGACGGGATCATCTGCGACGCCTCGGCCCGGAAGGAGCACATCGGCAAGCCCTTTCTGCAACTGGTCGGGGACATAGACTTTTGCAATATCTACAAGAAGACCACAGACATCGCCATGCTGGTCACCATGTTCGGCTGGTTCGCCATGGTGATCTCGTACTTGATCTACTACGTCCGGCAGAACCAAGAAGACGCCCGGAGGCACCTAGAATATCTCAAGTCCTTGCCCAGCAAGCAGAAGAAGTCGGAAGAGTCGTCTACGATTAGCACTGTGGTGTGA